The Myxococcota bacterium genome includes the window CGTGCATCTCGGCCAGGTCGATGCCCTTGAGCTCGTTGTACACCACGACCCACTGACCCTGCAGCCGCTGGTAGTCACCTTCCAGCGCGTCCGTCGTGGGATCGGGCAGATACTGATCTCGGTACGGATGGGCCACGCACGCCGCGAGCAGCAGCGCGGCCACCCACCCGTTGCGGCGACTCCTCCGGTTCATGCCGGTGTCAGGTTCAGCACCACGCCACTCAGATGACTCGCCCGCTCCGAGGCCAGGAACACCACGGTGTCGGCAACCTGCTCCGGCTCCTGGATGGCCACGCCGCGCAGCAGCTCCTCCCAGCGCGACTCGTCGCCGAAGCGCTGGCGCGCGAGCGCTTTCAGCGGATCGGCGAGCCGGTCCGTGCGCGTGGCTCCCGGGTGCAGGCCCAGGACGCGCACGCCCGATTTCGTCGAGCCTTTGCCCGCTGCCTTGGTGAAGGCCTCGAGCGCGGCGTTGCCGGCCGCGCCGCAGATGTAGTCCGCCGGGTGCCCCACGCCGGCCATGCCGATCACGTTCACGATCACTCCGCGCCCGCGTGACTCCATGCGGGCGAGCACCGCGCGCGTGAGATTGATGAAGCCGAAGACCTTCAGGTCCCAGGCGTGTCTCCAGGTGGCCTCGTCGACGGCGGCGAGCCCGCCGCGCGGAATGTCGCCCGCGTTGTTCACGAGCACGTCGAGCTCACCGGCCT containing:
- a CDS encoding short-chain dehydrogenase/reductase, which translates into the protein MDLGLRGKSVLVTGSSKGIGLACARSFAAEGANVHLAARSSAPMHAAARELAAKFGVELRVHPVDLRASDAAERLAGEAGELDVLVNNAGDIPRGGLAAVDEATWRHAWDLKVFGFINLTRAVLARMESRGRGVIVNVIGMAGVGHPADYICGAAGNAALEAFTKAAGKGSTKSGVRVLGLHPGATRTDRLADPLKALARQRFGDESRWEELLRGVAIQEPEQVADTVVFLASERASHLSGVVLNLTPA